From a single Gadus morhua chromosome 3, gadMor3.0, whole genome shotgun sequence genomic region:
- the dtd1 gene encoding D-aminoacyl-tRNA deacylase 1, which yields MKAIIQRVTKASVSVGEEQVSSIGRGLCVLLGISVEDTQKDVDYIVRKILNLRLFDDENGRAWSKSVMDREFEVLCVSQFTLQCILKANKPDFHAAMPAELAQPFYNSLLENMRCAYKSELIKDGQFGAYMQVSIQNDGPVTIELTSPKGPSDPKQMAKHEKQQQRKEKSRPKAPSESGREKGTPRPRRDPHASSGADGDVSSDRET from the exons ATGAAGGCAATCATACAGAGGGTCACTAAGGCCAGTGTGAGCG TGGGAGAGGAGCAGGTCAGTTCAATAGGACGGGGACTGTGCGTGCTGCTGGGTATATCAGTGGAGGACACCCAGAAGGATGTGGATTATAT AGTGCGCAAAATCCTCAACCTCCGTCTTTTCGATGACGAGAACGGCCGCGCCTGGAGCAAAAGTGTCATGGACAGAGAGTTTGAGGTTCTGTGCGTCAGTCAGTTCACCCTGCAGTGCATCCTGAAGGCCAACAAGCCCGACTTCCACGCGGCCATGCCCGCGGAGCTGGCCCAGCCCTTCTACAACAGCCTTCTGGAGAACATGAGGTGTGCCTACAAATCAGAGCTCATCAAGG ATGGACAGTTTGGGGCGTACATGCAGGTCAGCATCCAAAACGACGGCCCCGTCACCATCGAGCTGACGTCGCCCAAAGGACCCTCGGACCCGAAACAG ATGGCAAAGCatgagaagcagcagcagaggaaggagaagagccGCCCCAAGGCCCCCTCTGAGTCCGGCCGGGAGAAGGGGACCCCGCGCCCCCGCCGGGACCCCCATGCCAGCAGCGGGGCCGACGGAGACGTGTCCTCTGATAGGGAGACCTAA